The following are encoded together in the Malaya genurostris strain Urasoe2022 chromosome 3, Malgen_1.1, whole genome shotgun sequence genome:
- the LOC131434171 gene encoding MIT domain-containing protein 1-like has product MAQMAITLLTRAIEYDLNGRKLESLKLYEDGIEALLKESKAESDPKRKQHFQSKIMEYMNRAEQVKELVMRWRSRGEIRDKIHVVEGATGYNYERVFGKYFTDEVKEILIEEPYVREHHQLCNVVMFCELAVSNCRNLKFIKLLTVREQKNNDEQNRAFSILKDSLKTQGVEFFVEYSEHMHDRQVILSNGYIVKIGRGLNYFKPSSSKYCLGAFNYHFRPCRETNIDVFYCPENNKV; this is encoded by the exons ATGGCGCAAATGGCTATAACTTTGCTTACCCGGGCAATAGAATACGATCTCAATGGACGGAAGCTGGAATCACTCAAGTTGTACGAAGATGGAATCGAGGCACTGCTCAAGGAATCAAAAG CTGAATCCGATCCGAAACGAAAGCAGCACTTTCAATCAAAAATCATGGAATACATGAATCGCGCCGAGCAAGTAAAGGAATTGGTGATGCGGTGGAGAAGCCGAGGAGAAATTCGGGATAAAATACATGTCGTTGAAGGTGCTACCGGTTACAATTATGAGCGGGTATTTGGAAAATATTTCACTGATGAAGTGAAGGAAATCCTAATTGAGGAGCCGTACGTCCGGGAGCACCATCAACTGTGCAATGTAGTGATGTTCTGTGAGCTTGCGGTATCCAACTGTAGGAATCTAAAATTTATTAAACTTTTGACAGTGCGAGAGCAAAAGAATAATGACGAGCAGAACCGAGCGTTTAGTATTCTGAAAGATAGCCTGAAAACTCAAGGTGTTGAATTCTTTGTTGAGTATTCCGAGCATATGCATGATCGGCAAGTTAT acttAGTAATGGGTATATTGTAAAAATTGGCCGAGGGTTAAACTATTTCAAACCTTCCTCTAGTAAATACTGTCTAGGAGCCTTCAATTATCACTTTAGACCATGTAGAGAAACGAATATTGATGTGTTTTACTGTCCAGAAAATAATAAAGTATAG